From Pseudodesulfovibrio nedwellii:
CTTTGGGGTACTTTGAGAATGAGCTGTTACGCGGGGGTAACAATCGAATGCACGGTGCGTGTGAGTTCGGCTTCGCCCTGTGCTGCGTAAGCTTCGTAGAGAGACATGATGGTGGTTTGAGAGAAAACGTAATTGCGAAGTTGGTTGAATGGTTTTTTCTTGAGGTCGTTTTCACTCATTTTGTAGTCGCGGACTGCTACTTTTTCCATGATCGGTATAATCCATTGGGCAGCAGGGACGGTCAGCACCCAGTCGTGGTCGCCGAGGTGGGTGACAAATCCCTCCTGGCGACGGGGCAGGGGCAGTGTTTTGCCGCCTTTTGCCAGCAGACCGTGCTTGACTGGATCAACTCCAGCGATGAGCGAAGCTGCCTGAATCCAGCCGACGACCTTGGCTTCATCTTCCGGGGTGCGCGGGTGATTATGCGCACAGGCCTGAGCTACACAGACTTCGGCGGGCAGACCGCGCACAATGGATTCGGCAACACCTAGAGGGTGATGTTCGCCAGTACCGCCTAGTTTCATTTCGGTTCTGGATTTGCCATTTTCATCCCATTGAAAAACCCATGGTTTATGCAGGTCATGAAGAATTTGGGCCGCGATGACCACGTCGCGATCCAGCAGGTAGTCGTATACGCTACGATATCCATCATAGAGGGCCATGGATACCCGGATGTTGAGGTCGGTGTGCGTTGCCAAACCTCCGGGGTAAGAATGGTGGCTCTGATAGCCGCTGCCCGGAGCAGAATAGAACGGCTGGGATGATTTGGAACTGTCGGTCACCGGCGGGAGGAAGTCGGCTTCTTTTACATCCTTGAGTAAGCCCTTTGCGGTCAGTTCTTTGTATATGTTTTTTTT
This genomic window contains:
- a CDS encoding twin-arginine translocation signal domain-containing protein, producing the protein MSIEHLNRRDFLKLGAVAGAVVAASAIANPVLAAPSCKTLDECMEMNPVSMAEASAPVSASWRSIRLAAAEIRNPDIRNRVEAILDNPAPTLTKGMSRSNKKNIYKELTAKGLLKDVKEADFLPPVTDSSKSSQPFYSAPGSGYQSHHSYPGGLATHTDLNIRVSMALYDGYRSVYDYLLDRDVVIAAQILHDLHKPWVFQWDENGKSRTEMKLGGTGEHHPLGVAESIVRGLPAEVCVAQACAHNHPRTPEDEAKVVGWIQAASLIAGVDPVKHGLLAKGGKTLPLPRRQEGFVTHLGDHDWVLTVPAAQWIIPIMEKVAVRDYKMSENDLKKKPFNQLRNYVFSQTTIMSLYEAYAAQGEAELTRTVHSIVTPA